The Spirulina subsalsa PCC 9445 region ATTATTAAAATAATAAATCAGGATGTTAGTATCGAGAAGGTATTTATTCGGCATCCCATTCTTGTCGAATTTTTAATTGAAATTTCAGAGCATCGACGCGCTTGGGTAGAAACCCACGCCATCGATTCAAGTTGAGTCGGGGTGATTCGGTAGTATTTTGCACCTCTTGAGAGGGTTCACCCTGAGAAACTAGGGTAGCTAGTTCTTTTAACAGAAGTTTTTGCTCATCTGAGGTTAGAGTTTGAGCTTGATGCAGAATTTCTTGGTAATTAGACATCGGTTTTGGAGTCAGCTTTCAGGTGATGTTTTTATTATACTCGCTATTGGCTCAACCGGGTTTATTTTGAAGGTGGGGAATCATAAACCGGGTTTGTATCAAAACTCTGGTTAGTCCCTGAAACTATTGCAGAAACACGATTTCTCAGATACTCAAAGTTCATAGCTTTTCCTCTTTTGCTGAAGCCTTTGTTTAAAATCGGCAGTATGATGACCGACTCCTATTGTAATTAAATCAGCTTGCAGGTTCTGGATTTCTTCCTGTTGTTGGGCAATTTGAGCATCAATCTGGGGTTGATAGGTGTAGTAATAACTGAGGGCAGAATAAATGGCAGCCAGGGAAATTTCTGGGTGTTGAAAGTGCAGTTCTTCTGGACTCCAGCCGTGGGCGTGTTTTTCTTGAATCAATTGGGCAACTGAAAGGCGACTCTGGGCAATGCTTGCCTGATTTTGAGCATCAAGGTCTAGGTATTGCCAAGTTACCGGAGCATCGCTCGTGAATGCCATCTTGAGGAGAGGGTAAGGGTTGATACTATTGTAGCAAAATCCCAAGAAGCTCGTTTTCTTTGATTCCACGCAACCTAAGACATTTCTAAAACTTGTTGCAGAGAGGCAGAGAGTTCAATGGGCATAAAATAGGCGTTAGGATAGAGATAATCTTCCCCGGATTCATCAACAACCCGAATCATTTGATAGGGACTGGCTTTTGAGTCCGGTAAGACTTGATAGATTTTGCGAACTTCTAGGGAAGCGGCATAGTCTGTGTTTTTGATGCAAACAACAAATTCTCTTGAAACTTCCATCATCTGCCCTCGTTACTCAAGCATTGATTTGAGTTTTTATAACTCACTTCTAGAAATCATAGTCACCCTAAAAATAACTTTATGATTCAGGGATAAATGCCCGTTCAAAAGCTCGGTTTCGATAACGCCGATACACATCAAAATCACTATCTAAAGTAGCAATAGCTGGAATATTCAGCCGTTCCGAAATCGCAATTAGAGACAAATCCGCAAAATCTCCAGGCAAATCTGCATATTGCTGATTCAGTTCAGCAATGCGGGAAAAATCTTCAGGCAGCAGTGGGATTGTTTCAAAAACCCCCTTAGCAACTGCCTCTAAAAACAGATTTTGTATTCGCCAATTAGAACTTAAAAGCCACATA contains the following coding sequences:
- a CDS encoding DUF433 domain-containing protein; protein product: MAFTSDAPVTWQYLDLDAQNQASIAQSRLSVAQLIQEKHAHGWSPEELHFQHPEISLAAIYSALSYYYTYQPQIDAQIAQQQEEIQNLQADLITIGVGHHTADFKQRLQQKRKSYEL
- a CDS encoding type II toxin-antitoxin system VapC family toxin, which encodes MTYYPVILVDSGILVAYYSAKDRYHQQVRIFFERCTSNLVTTVGCATEVMWLLSSNWRIQNLFLEAVAKGVFETIPLLPEDFSRIAELNQQYADLPGDFADLSLIAISERLNIPAIATLDSDFDVYRRYRNRAFERAFIPES